Proteins from a genomic interval of Trifolium pratense cultivar HEN17-A07 linkage group LG6, ARS_RC_1.1, whole genome shotgun sequence:
- the LOC123891018 gene encoding uncharacterized protein LOC123891018 codes for MSGSSDEEISSGDRDGYQRGGSDADDDEDEEDAIRKKKHRRKFDFGKRLLLNQFTKAKNQIRRVRSKKPLFSSSSSSLSLSTTASFSRNVNVSSRDKVMIISGGDDTVTSSRIRCKFCFLRPNVLETPDGSPSSDPNDPNFTNSMLKTLIEKNDFFSKDCNPHIESFID; via the coding sequence ATGTCTGGTTCTTCCGATGAAGAGATCTCCAGTGGTGATCGAGACGGTTACCAAAGAGGTGGTAGTGACGCCGATGACGacgaagatgaagaagatgcaATTCGGAAGAAAAAGCACCGtagaaaatttgattttgggAAGAGGTTGCTACTTAATCAATTCACAAAAGCTAAGAATCAAATTCGTAGAGTAAGAAGTAAAAAGCCtcttttttcatcttcttcatcatcattatcattatcaacAACTGCTTCTTTTTCTAGAAATGTAAATGTTAGTAGCAGAGATAAGGTGATGATTATTAGCGGTGGTGATGATACTGTTACTAGTTCTCGAATTCGTTGCAAGTTTTGTTTTTTGCGTCCTAATGTATTGGAAACCCCTGATGGGTCACCTAGTAGTGACCCTAATGATCCAAATTTTACTAATTCTATGTTGAAGACTTTGATTGAAAAGAATGATTTCTTTTCCAAAGATTGCAATCCACATATTGAATCatttattgattga